One part of the Sphingopyxis sp. PAMC25046 genome encodes these proteins:
- the gloB gene encoding hydroxyacylglutathione hydrolase: protein MAALDIVRIPVLSDNYVWLVHDPASQATMVVDPALAEPVLEAAAARGWTITDIWNTHWHPDHTGGNTAIKEATGCTITGPAAEYARIPTLDVQVKGGDKVKLGEHVADVWDVPAHTAGHIAYHFAADAAIFVGDTMFAMGCGRLFEGTAEQMFANMQKLGTLDDATRVYCAHEYTLSNARFAVTVDPDNDALAARLAAVEAARAAGEATVPTSIGEERATNPFFRAPDAAELARIRALKDGLMPLQRPFICNGESGRSQGAISWRS from the coding sequence ATGGCTGCGCTGGACATCGTCCGAATTCCCGTCCTCAGCGACAATTATGTCTGGCTGGTCCATGATCCCGCCAGTCAGGCGACGATGGTCGTCGATCCCGCGCTCGCCGAGCCGGTGCTGGAGGCGGCCGCGGCGCGCGGCTGGACGATCACCGACATCTGGAACACACACTGGCACCCCGACCACACCGGCGGGAATACCGCGATCAAGGAAGCCACCGGCTGCACGATCACCGGCCCCGCGGCGGAATATGCGCGCATCCCGACGCTCGATGTCCAGGTGAAGGGCGGCGACAAGGTGAAGCTCGGCGAACATGTCGCCGACGTCTGGGACGTGCCGGCGCACACCGCGGGCCACATCGCCTACCACTTCGCTGCGGACGCTGCGATCTTCGTCGGCGACACGATGTTCGCGATGGGCTGCGGCCGGCTGTTCGAAGGCACAGCCGAACAGATGTTCGCCAATATGCAGAAGCTCGGCACGCTCGACGATGCGACCCGCGTTTACTGCGCCCACGAATATACGCTGTCAAACGCGCGCTTCGCGGTGACGGTCGATCCCGATAACGACGCGCTCGCGGCCCGGCTGGCGGCGGTCGAAGCGGCGCGCGCGGCGGGTGAAGCGACGGTGCCGACCAGCATCGGCGAAGAACGGGCGACCAACCCCTTTTTCCGCGCGCCCGACGCGGCCGAACTCGCGCGTATCCGCGCGCTGAAGGACGGCCTGATGCCGCTTCAGCGCCCATTCATCTGCAACGGCGAAAGTGGCCGATCTCAAGGAGCGATTTCATGGCGAAGCTGA
- a CDS encoding AMP-dependent synthetase/ligase: MRLENPHLDHFPSLVAMFFDRAGRGGEDPFLWRKADRAWQPLSWRQVANQVAALAHNLRELGLKEGDRVVLVSENRPEWCIADLGIMAAGCIAVPTYTTNTERDHQHILDNSGAKAVIVSTAKLARTLMPAVMRSEAHIVITMESLRVGQQGEVSVHDWAPLVEGGEAYVEETKARGLGVKREDTACLIYTSGTGGAPRGVMQHHGAILHNAAGAAEVLVNDFGIGEEEVFLSFLPLSHAYEHSGGQFLPIMVGAQIYYSEGLEKLVSNIEETRPTIMVVVPRLFEVIRARMIKAVEKQGKLANWMLNQALRVGEKDYERRMGVFDRPVDLILDKLFRPKIGKRFGGRMKALVSGGAPLNPEIGVFFHSIGLTLLQGYGQTEAGPVISCNRPSAGIKMDTVGPPLMNTEVRIADDGEICVRGELVMKGYWRNDAETERVLIADPADPGAGPWLHTGDIGHIDDKGRIVITDRKKDLIVNDKGDNVSPQRVEGMLTLQPEILQAMVYGDKRPHLVGILVPDPEWATEWAETEGLPKDLKLLREHEKFRTAIRTAVDRVNGQLSVIEKVRKFDFADEAFTIENEQMTPSMKIRRHVLKQVYEDKIAALYKA, from the coding sequence ATGAGGCTGGAAAATCCCCATCTCGACCATTTTCCGAGTCTGGTCGCGATGTTCTTCGACCGCGCGGGGCGCGGCGGCGAAGATCCCTTCCTGTGGCGCAAGGCCGATCGCGCGTGGCAGCCGCTGAGCTGGCGGCAGGTCGCCAATCAGGTCGCTGCGCTCGCGCACAATCTGCGCGAACTCGGCCTCAAGGAAGGCGATCGGGTGGTGCTGGTCAGCGAGAACCGGCCCGAATGGTGCATCGCCGACCTTGGCATCATGGCTGCGGGCTGTATCGCCGTGCCGACCTATACGACCAACACCGAACGCGATCATCAGCACATCCTCGACAATAGCGGCGCGAAGGCGGTGATCGTGTCGACCGCGAAACTTGCGCGCACATTGATGCCTGCAGTGATGCGGTCCGAGGCGCATATCGTCATCACGATGGAAAGTCTGCGCGTCGGCCAGCAGGGCGAGGTGTCGGTGCACGACTGGGCGCCGCTCGTCGAAGGCGGCGAGGCTTACGTCGAGGAAACCAAGGCGCGCGGGCTCGGCGTCAAGCGCGAGGACACCGCCTGCCTCATCTACACCAGCGGTACCGGCGGCGCGCCGCGCGGCGTGATGCAGCATCATGGCGCGATCCTGCACAATGCGGCGGGCGCCGCCGAAGTGCTCGTCAACGATTTCGGCATCGGCGAGGAAGAGGTGTTCCTGTCGTTCCTGCCCCTCAGCCACGCCTATGAACATTCGGGCGGCCAATTCCTGCCGATCATGGTCGGCGCGCAAATCTATTATAGCGAAGGGCTCGAAAAACTCGTCTCGAACATCGAGGAGACGCGCCCGACGATCATGGTCGTCGTGCCGCGCCTGTTCGAGGTGATCCGCGCGCGGATGATCAAGGCGGTCGAAAAACAGGGCAAGCTTGCGAACTGGATGCTGAATCAGGCGCTGCGCGTCGGCGAGAAGGATTATGAGCGGCGGATGGGCGTGTTCGACCGGCCGGTCGACCTGATCCTCGACAAATTATTCCGGCCCAAGATCGGCAAGCGCTTCGGCGGCCGGATGAAGGCGTTGGTGTCGGGCGGCGCGCCATTGAATCCCGAAATCGGGGTCTTCTTTCATTCGATCGGGCTGACCTTGCTTCAGGGCTATGGGCAGACCGAGGCGGGGCCGGTGATCAGCTGCAACCGCCCGAGCGCGGGGATCAAGATGGACACGGTCGGCCCGCCGTTGATGAATACCGAAGTGCGCATCGCCGACGATGGCGAAATCTGCGTGCGGGGCGAGCTCGTCATGAAGGGCTATTGGCGCAACGATGCCGAGACCGAGCGCGTGCTGATCGCCGACCCTGCCGACCCCGGAGCCGGGCCGTGGCTCCACACCGGCGATATCGGGCATATCGACGACAAGGGCCGGATCGTCATCACTGACCGCAAGAAGGATCTGATCGTCAACGACAAGGGCGACAATGTCTCGCCGCAGCGGGTGGAGGGAATGCTGACGCTCCAGCCTGAAATCTTGCAGGCGATGGTCTATGGCGACAAGCGCCCGCACCTCGTCGGTATCCTCGTCCCCGATCCCGAATGGGCGACCGAATGGGCCGAGACTGAAGGACTGCCCAAGGATCTGAAGCTGCTGCGCGAGCATGAGAAGTTCCGCACCGCCATCCGTACCGCGGTCGATCGCGTCAACGGCCAGCTTTCGGTGATCGAAAAGGTGCGCAAGTTCGACTTTGCCGACGAAGCCTTCACGATCGAAAACGAACAGATGACGCCGTCGATGAAGATCCGGCGGCATGTGCTGAAACAGGTTTATGAAGACAAGATAGCAGCGCTGTATAAGGCTTAG